In one window of Pseudoalteromonas sp. GCY DNA:
- a CDS encoding type 1 glutamine amidotransferase — MHIHFIVHEHFEAPGAYESWANKRGHTVTYSRVYQGESLPKNIEGLDFLIVMGGPQDPSTTIEQCPHFDTKGEQKVILNSITAGKVVLGICLGSQLIGEALGAAFEPSPEREIGKYPITLTEAGMTHPLFSHFGKVLDVGHWHNDMPGLTNGSQVIAYSEGCPRQIVAYQDLVYGFQCHMEFTKDIVALLIENDDLNDALQYRFVDEPEVLLNHNYDEMNQKLHDFLDKLESFYKSQS; from the coding sequence ATGCATATTCACTTTATCGTTCATGAACATTTTGAAGCGCCCGGCGCCTATGAATCTTGGGCAAATAAACGCGGTCATACCGTTACCTATTCGCGAGTTTATCAAGGCGAATCTCTCCCAAAAAATATCGAAGGCTTAGATTTTTTGATTGTAATGGGAGGACCTCAAGATCCGTCAACAACTATTGAGCAATGCCCACACTTCGATACAAAAGGTGAGCAAAAAGTCATCTTGAACTCGATTACCGCTGGAAAAGTTGTGCTTGGTATATGCCTAGGGTCGCAACTAATTGGTGAAGCGTTAGGTGCCGCATTTGAGCCTAGCCCTGAACGTGAAATAGGAAAATATCCGATAACCTTGACGGAAGCCGGGATGACACACCCACTATTTAGTCATTTTGGAAAAGTGTTGGATGTCGGTCACTGGCATAATGATATGCCGGGGCTCACCAATGGCTCACAAGTGATTGCATATAGCGAAGGGTGCCCAAGGCAAATTGTCGCCTATCAAGACCTAGTATACGGTTTTCAGTGCCATATGGAATTTACCAAAGATATCGTCGCATTACTAATTGAAAATGACGACCTCAATGACGCTTTACAGTATCGATTTGTAGATGAGCCAGAGGTTTTACTGAATCATAACTATGACGAAATGAACCAAAAACTGC